A region of the Alphaproteobacteria bacterium genome:
ATCGCGTCGGCGGGACCATCGGCGCTGCAGATCGGCCGATCCAGCAGGCTGACGCAGTCCCAGCGTTCCAGATAGGTGGTGTCCGGCAGGATCAGGTCCGCATAGGCGATCATTTCCGACTGAAAGGCATCGGAATAGATGATCTTCGGGATTTTATACTCACCGGTTTCCGGATCGGTGTCGGTGAGCATCTCGATGGTTTCGGTGGTGTTCATCGACGAGTTCCAGCTCATGTTCGCCATGAACATGAACAGAACGTCGATCGGATAGGGGTCACCCGCCCAGGCATTGCGGATCACCGTGTGCATCATGCCGTGGGCCGCCAGCGGCGCATCCCACGAATAGGCCTTGTCGATTCGCAAAGCCGTGCCCTGATCGTCGATCAGCAGGTCTTCGGGGCTGGTGATGAAACCCAACGGCGGTCCGGCCATCGGCGAACCCGGCGACACCTGATGGGGCTTGCCGGCCGGCTTGGGCCCGGGCGGGGCCGGGCGCGGAAAGGGCGGTTTGTAGCGAAATCCACCGGGGCAATCGATGCTGCCCAGCAGCATCTGCAACAGGTGGATCGCCCGGCAGGTCTGGAATCCGTTCGAGTGGGCGGAAATTCCGCGCATGGCATGCATCGAGACCGGACGACCTGTGATCTTGTCATGTTTGCGTCCGGCCCAGTCCGTCCATTCAATATCGAGCGAAATTTCCTGCTCGAAGGCGGCGTGAGCAAGTTCGGCGGCGATCCGGCGGATCCGGTCGGCATCGATGCCGGTTTGTTCCGCAACCGCGTTCGGGCTGAAGGCTTCGTCGAGATACCGGTCGAGCACCAGCTGGAACGCAGGTACCGCCTCGCCGTCAGACCCGCCATCGCCCGGGGCGCCTTCATGGAGGGAAAAGCGTCCGCGCATGGCGGGCGATATATCGGTCCGGGCGGCATCGACGATTTGGTCGCTGTTGCGGTCGTAGGCGAGGGGTTTGCCGTCGCGTCCGCGGACGAACAGGCCGTCATCCGCGGTCCCTGGGGCGCGTCTTACGAGCCAATGCGCGTTGGTGTATCGGGCCAGAAAATCGAGATCGACGTTACCGGTACGAACCAGTTCATGAATCAGGGCCATGACCAGCAAACCGTCCGTACCCGGCCGGATGCCGACCCACTCGTCGGCGATTGCGGAATATCCGGTGCGCACCGGATTGACCGAGACGAATTTCGCGTCGCCCTTGGTCTTGAGTTTCCCCAGTCCCATCTTGATCGGGTTGGAATCGTGATCCTCGGCGACGCCGAACATCATGAAATATTTGGTATTTTCCCAATCCGGCTCGCCAAACTCCCAGAATGATCCGCCGATTGTGTAGATGCCGGCCGCCGCCATGTTGACGGAGCAGAACCCGCCATGGGCGGCGTGGTTGGGGGTGCCGAACTGGCTGGCCCAGAATCCGGTCAGCGACTGGCTCTGGTCGCGACCGGTAAAGAACGCAAGTTTGCGCGGGTCACGGCGGCGAATTTCGGCGAGCCATTCGGTCGCCGTGTCGAGCGCCTCATCCCAGCTTATGGCCTCGAACTCGCCCGAACCGCGAGGGCCAACCCTGCGAAGGGGCTGGGAAAGGCGGGCCGGCGAATAGTGCTGCATGATTCCGGCCGAGCCCTTGGCACAAAGAACCCCCTTGTTGACCGGGTGATCGCGGTTGCCTTCGATATAACGGATCGCACCGTCTTTCAGGTGGACCTTGATGCCGCACCGGCAGGCGCACATGTAGCAGGTAGTGGTTTTTATCTCGTCGGATACCGCAGGAGATTGATCGACCCTCTCGTATCGGTCGTCATCGAAACGGTCGTCTGGGCGTATATCGTCGGGCATTCGCTGAAAACTAGACCAGGGTGTCGATTTGTTCGTCGGTCAGCCCGCCGGGGATGATGGTGACGGGGATGCGAAGCTGGCCGAGCGCCTTCTTTGTGAGATGGGTGATCAGGGGACCGGGACCACGGCGGCCTGTCGAGGTTGCGAGGACGAGGATTCGAATATCCTTTTCTTCCTCCAGCAACTCGACGACGGCGGATTTCGGGTCGCCTTCGACCAGATAGAGGATCGGCAGACCGCCATACAAACGGAAGACCTCGGCGGCGTGTTCCTGAAGAAGTTGTTCGGCTTCTTCACGGGCTTCTGCCTGCATCAAATTGCCGACGGCGGCCCAATGCTGGAAGTCCGCGTCATGAATGACGCGGACAAGTCCGACCCTTCCGCCGGTGCGTCGCGCGCGCAGGCTCGCCCACCGCAGGGCGACACGCATCTCCGGTGAGTTGTCGACAACCACGAGAAAGACAGCAGCACGCTCTCCGGTTGTCGGGTTGTGATCCTGTGTGTTCTCGTGGGCGGGCGAATCGGTCATGGCCATCAAACCTTACGGAACACGAAGCCGGCGAACCAGCCGGCAATCAGCGCGATGACAACGGCTATCAACCCATAGACAGGCGCTTGTTCGAACGCGAATTCGGTGACCTTCGCTTCGAACCCGACCTTTCGGACCTGCAGAAGAGATTCCGACCGGTCCGAGATCGCGCCGTCCTGCACCAGATACACCGTCACCTTATAGTCGCCGGTCGGCACGTTCGCGGGGAGTGCGACCCGGGTGCGAAACAGCCGGTTGCCGCGAAAATCGACGTCCCGGAGGCCTTCGGTATAGAGATTGCTGCGCTGCTTGTTGCGGATCAGTGCTTTGCGGAATGCTTCTTCCTGTTCCAGCGACAGGAGGAAGTGCGGGTTGAAGGAGATATGGTCTGTGCCGATCTGGTTTGTATCGAGGAGCGGTCGCGGCAGAATATCGTCGAGCGGCGCGGATGCGGCCACATGGTAGAAGCCGGGGGCATCGTCGAACACCAGTTCGGATGCGTTCACCCAGATGCCGGCCACGCGTTCCTTGCGCCGGACGATTACCTGGCTGCTCGGAGAGCGCACGACGACGATGACGTCGCCTTCGCCTTCCGTTGCACCGAACAGAATAACATCGGCGCCCTTGAAGCCGGTGCTGATGCCGATCAGATCCTGGCTGAGGTCGATTACGAGCGCGTCGTCGCGCGCGGCGTCGGCCGGGATTTGCAGCAATGCCAAGACGGCGGCAACGGTGATCCCCGCGCGCATGGCGCCGAATATGCGCAGATATTCGAATATTTGCCGCGGATTTCTCATAGGCCGAAACCGGGTGTTTCGCTGATCGAGTAAATGTCTTCGGGCGTGGAAACCAGGTCGAACCCGATCTTGGCGCAGACCCCGAGCACCATGAGTGCCAGCAGGCCGCGGAGTTCCTCGCCGCGCAGGCGCCCGCTGACCTTGGTTCCCAGCTGTGCGCCGATCACGGCGCCGGTGAGCAGCAGCAGCGCGAGTACAACATCGACGGTCTGATTGTTGACGGCCTGGAGGAAGGTGACATTCGCCGTCACGAAGATGATCTGGAACAAGGATGTCCCGACCACGACGGCTGTCGGCATGCCCAGGATATAGATCATCGCCGGCACCATCAGGAACCCGCCGCCCACGCCCATGATGGCCGCGAGGATGCCGACGAAAAACCCGATACCCAGCGGTAGCAACGCGCTGATATAGAGCCGTGAACGCCGGAAGCGCATTTTGAAGGGCAGGCCGTGCAGCCATGTGTGCTGGTGCAACTTGCCGCGCGTTGCAGTACCGGTGCGGCTTCGGAAAATTGCGCGGGCGCTTTCAAACAACATCAGGAAACCGACGATCCCCAGAAACAGGACATAACTGAGCTGGACCAACAGGTCGACCTGACCGATTTCCCGGAGGAATGTGAAGATTCCGACACCGAGTCCGGATCCGGCGAATCCGCCAATCGTCAGGACGGCGCCCATCTTGAAGTCAACATTGCGCCGGCGCATGTGGGCAAGCACGCCCGAAACGGAGGCCGCGACGATCTGGTTGGCTTCGGTTGCGACGGCTACCGCAGGCGAGATGCCGATGAAGATCAACAGCGGCGTCATCAGGAACCCGCCGCCGACGCCGAACAATCCGGACAGGAACCCCACGCCGCCACCCATCAGGAGGATGAGGAAGGCGTCGACCGACATTTCGGCGATGGGAAGATATATGGTCATTCTGTCCGTACGTAATCGATCGGGCCTCGGTTGGCCCGGGTTCTGGTTTTCCGGCCCTGCTCAGCCGGTCTCGACGGGAAAGTCAGCTGCCATCCATTCAAGGATACCGCCGGTCATTCGGTGGATTGTCCCTGAATATCCCTCGGCGATGAGTTGCTCCGCGGCGACGCCACAACGCTGACCGACCCGGCAATGCAGGATCAGGTCCTTTCCGTCGTCCGGCGTGATGCGTGAACCGTCGAAATTGGATAGCGGCACCAAGTGAGCGCCGGCAATGCGCATCTGTTCATTTTCATGGGGTTCGCGCACGTCTACGATATAGGCGGTGCTTTCTGCGATGCGCGCGCGCACGTCATCTGCCGATAGCATGACGACCTGGGGCACCGTTGGGGATTCAGTCATTACGTGCGCATCCTTTGGTCGTCTCCCGGTCAGTCCGGCGGCGCGATATCGGCTTCTGCATCGGCGCAGTAGAGATCGTAGAGTGTGCCGAGTACCGACTGTGCCTCATCGCTCGAGATGGAGTAAAATATTGTTTGTGCATCCCGGCGCGTTTTGACGAGGTGCTCGCGACGAAGCCGCGCCAGATGCTGAGAGAGTGCGGACTGACTCAAACCGACCAGCGGCTCGAGTTCGCCGACGGACTTTTCGCCCTGGCTCAAATGGCACATGATCAGCAGCCGGCGCTCATTCGCCAGCGACTTGAGCAGGCGGCTCGCCTGGCCAGCCTTTTCCTGAAGTGCCGCAGGGTCCATTCGGGGGTCCATTCGGGGGTCCATTGGATTAGTGTATTCGTATATTAGAAAACCGGTCAATGTGAACTG
Encoded here:
- a CDS encoding molybdopterin oxidoreductase family protein — encoded protein: MPDDIRPDDRFDDDRYERVDQSPAVSDEIKTTTCYMCACRCGIKVHLKDGAIRYIEGNRDHPVNKGVLCAKGSAGIMQHYSPARLSQPLRRVGPRGSGEFEAISWDEALDTATEWLAEIRRRDPRKLAFFTGRDQSQSLTGFWASQFGTPNHAAHGGFCSVNMAAAGIYTIGGSFWEFGEPDWENTKYFMMFGVAEDHDSNPIKMGLGKLKTKGDAKFVSVNPVRTGYSAIADEWVGIRPGTDGLLVMALIHELVRTGNVDLDFLARYTNAHWLVRRAPGTADDGLFVRGRDGKPLAYDRNSDQIVDAARTDISPAMRGRFSLHEGAPGDGGSDGEAVPAFQLVLDRYLDEAFSPNAVAEQTGIDADRIRRIAAELAHAAFEQEISLDIEWTDWAGRKHDKITGRPVSMHAMRGISAHSNGFQTCRAIHLLQMLLGSIDCPGGFRYKPPFPRPAPPGPKPAGKPHQVSPGSPMAGPPLGFITSPEDLLIDDQGTALRIDKAYSWDAPLAAHGMMHTVIRNAWAGDPYPIDVLFMFMANMSWNSSMNTTETIEMLTDTDPETGEYKIPKIIYSDAFQSEMIAYADLILPDTTYLERWDCVSLLDRPICSADGPADAIRQPVMAPDRDVRPFQDVLIELGARLGLPAFTSETGTAKYPGGYADYLVHHERAPGIGPLAGWRGEDGSSHGSGAPNDNQLNRYIENGCFWSEEFAPDERYYKHSNRAYLDKAARMGWIASADPIVLQLYSEPLQRFKLAGQGFGNVLPPVRYRDRIAETFDPLPIWYAPFEESHTDLDAYPIHALTQRPMAMYHSWGSQNAWLRQIHGWNKLHMNRDTAEEQGLADGDAVRVESPYGSIKATIALMEGCNGNTVWTWNAIGKKRGTWNLSPDAPESNKGFLLNHLITDLLPPKDGYRFANTDPITGQAAWFDLRVRIIKDDGTTADSPTDNVLPRAPGVGEAAKRLRFGARFLPASNWRRNRGGADT
- a CDS encoding universal stress protein, whose protein sequence is MTDSPAHENTQDHNPTTGERAAVFLVVVDNSPEMRVALRWASLRARRTGGRVGLVRVIHDADFQHWAAVGNLMQAEAREEAEQLLQEHAAEVFRLYGGLPILYLVEGDPKSAVVELLEEEKDIRILVLATSTGRRGPGPLITHLTKKALGQLRIPVTIIPGGLTDEQIDTLV
- a CDS encoding TIGR02186 family protein is translated as MRNPRQIFEYLRIFGAMRAGITVAAVLALLQIPADAARDDALVIDLSQDLIGISTGFKGADVILFGATEGEGDVIVVVRSPSSQVIVRRKERVAGIWVNASELVFDDAPGFYHVAASAPLDDILPRPLLDTNQIGTDHISFNPHFLLSLEQEEAFRKALIRNKQRSNLYTEGLRDVDFRGNRLFRTRVALPANVPTGDYKVTVYLVQDGAISDRSESLLQVRKVGFEAKVTEFAFEQAPVYGLIAVVIALIAGWFAGFVFRKV
- a CDS encoding sulfite exporter TauE/SafE family protein, whose translation is MTIYLPIAEMSVDAFLILLMGGGVGFLSGLFGVGGGFLMTPLLIFIGISPAVAVATEANQIVAASVSGVLAHMRRRNVDFKMGAVLTIGGFAGSGLGVGIFTFLREIGQVDLLVQLSYVLFLGIVGFLMLFESARAIFRSRTGTATRGKLHQHTWLHGLPFKMRFRRSRLYISALLPLGIGFFVGILAAIMGVGGGFLMVPAMIYILGMPTAVVVGTSLFQIIFVTANVTFLQAVNNQTVDVVLALLLLTGAVIGAQLGTKVSGRLRGEELRGLLALMVLGVCAKIGFDLVSTPEDIYSISETPGFGL
- a CDS encoding rhodanese-like domain-containing protein; amino-acid sequence: MTESPTVPQVVMLSADDVRARIAESTAYIVDVREPHENEQMRIAGAHLVPLSNFDGSRITPDDGKDLILHCRVGQRCGVAAEQLIAEGYSGTIHRMTGGILEWMAADFPVETG
- a CDS encoding metalloregulator ArsR/SmtB family transcription factor; the encoded protein is MDPAALQEKAGQASRLLKSLANERRLLIMCHLSQGEKSVGELEPLVGLSQSALSQHLARLRREHLVKTRRDAQTIFYSISSDEAQSVLGTLYDLYCADAEADIAPPD